The following coding sequences lie in one Cloeon dipterum chromosome 1, ieCloDipt1.1, whole genome shotgun sequence genomic window:
- the Atf3 gene encoding activating transcription factor 3, producing the protein MYNLNVNVAATAASTLAAAEGSCAAPRTPEVLNSVIAMSSGLGSPFSYPHSAPATPMGCCGAAPPAGDDSGGGGAAMLPPPAPPSVQHTCSQLIKEGLKLTIQSKRRHHSAEAAPGGAADPLAALPDDPSAAYSKLSKMYHHSVGSSGDDELTTEDAERRRRRRERNKIAATKCRLKKREKTVNLVQESEVLDSQNQELKAQIKNLESEQRHLMDMLTMHQSSCLKLQPQSEYVDPHQVAPHLSQQQQFANYYSTGSPPRGSPPSSAYHVDMYSAQGMDSGCIA; encoded by the exons ATGTACAATTTAAACGTGAAcgtggcggcgacggcggcgtcgacgctggcggcggcggagggtTCGTGCGCGGCGCCGCGGACGCCGGAGGTGCTCAACTCGGTGATCGCGATGAGCAGCGGGCTCGGCAGTCCGTTCAGTTACCCGCACTCGGCGCCGGCCACGCCGATGGGCTGCTGCGGCGCCGCGCCGCCGGCCGGCGACGACTCGGGCGGAGGCGGCGCCGCgatgctgccgccgccggcgccgccgaGCGTGCAGCACACGTGCTCGCAGCTGATAAAGGAAGGCCTCAAGCTGACCATCCAGTCCAAGCGGCGCCACCACTCGGCGGAGGCCGCCcccggcggcgccgccgaccCCCTCGCCGCCCTCCCCGACGACCCCTCCGCCGCCTACTCCAAGCTCTCGAAAATGTATCACCACAGCGTCGGGTCATCCGGCGATGACGAG TTGACGACCGAGGACGCGGAGAGGCGGCGGAGACGTCGCGAGAGAAACAAAATCGCAGCCACCAAGTGTCGTCTGAAAAAGCGCGAGAAAACAGTCAACCTCGTGcag GAGTCTGAGGTGCTGGACTCGCAGAACCAGGAGCTGAAGGCGCAGATCAAGAACCTGGAGAGCGAGCAGCGGCACCTGATGGACATGCTGACCATGCACCAGTCGTCCTGCCTGAAGCTGCAGCCGCAGTCCGAGTACGTGGACCCGCACCAGGTTGCCCCCCACCTGAGCCAGCAGCAACAGTTCGCCAACTACTACTCGACGGGCAGCCCCCCGCGGGGCTCGCCGCCCAGTTCGGCGTACCACGTGGACATGTACTCGGCACAGGGCATGGACAGCGGCTGCATAGCCTGA